In one Lycium barbarum isolate Lr01 chromosome 7, ASM1917538v2, whole genome shotgun sequence genomic region, the following are encoded:
- the LOC132601376 gene encoding uncharacterized protein LOC132601376, which yields MESAGDDGSHQYPNCSKPLSSSINFNERLNWQADCPSGELVIVSGKFVEGKLRWATKTPGFDMCKGGSIISFDLAGQKWEKVEHPVYREGYIKLWSGVLGNHLSLFCEYKGMQIDIWAMNEYGVKEFWEMMFTFNYPDMEYHNCFYPPFFMSNKGEFLIVIGPISMIYNWKNGSHRFSKVVGISGDSQEVD from the exons ATGGAATCTGCTGGAGATGATGGCTCCCATCAATACCCAAATTGCAGCAAACCATTGTCATCTTCCATCAACTTCAATGAAAGACTCAATTGGCAAG CTGATTGTCCAAGTGGGGAGCTAGTAATTGTTTCAGGTAAGTTTGTAGAGGGAAAACTTCGTTGGGCTACTAAAACTCCTGGTTTTGATATGTGTAAGGGTGGGAGCATCATATCCTTTGATTTGGCTGGTCAGAAATGGGAAAAGGTGGAACATCCCGTCTATCGAGAAGGATATATTAAATTGTGGTCAGGAGTATTGGGAAATCATCTTTCTCTTTTTTGTGAGTATAAGGGAATGCAGATAGATATTTGGGCCATGAATGAGTATGGGGTTAAAGAATTTTGGGAGATGATGTTTACCTTCAATTATCCTGATATGGAGTACCATAATTGTTTCTATCCACCCTTTTTCATGTCTAATAAAGGTGAATTTTTAATTGTGATTGGACCAATTTCTATGATATACAATTGGAAGAATGGCTCGCACAGATTTTCAAAGGTTGTTGGCATTAGTGGTGATAGTCAGGAAGTGGATTAA